One segment of Ricinus communis isolate WT05 ecotype wild-type chromosome 8, ASM1957865v1, whole genome shotgun sequence DNA contains the following:
- the LOC8266973 gene encoding phospholipase D alpha 4 translates to MEEIQKFLHGTVEVTIFDATPYISTFPFNCLFLNGKPTYVTIKIGNKKVAKTSQEHDRVWNQTFQILCAHPLDSIITITMKTKCSILGKFHIQADKIVKEATFINGFFPLIMETGKPNPELKLRFMLWFKPAQLEPTWRKIISNGQSQGLRNATFPQRSNCHVTLYQDAHHLNTFQPPLALCGSPRKLWEDVYKAIDGAKLLIYIAGWSFNPKMVLVRDSETDIPHARGLKLGDLLKRKAEEGVAVRIMIWDDETSLPIIKNKGVMGTHDEDAFAYFKHTKVICKLCPRLHNKFPTFFAHHQKTITVDTRANDSINDREIMSFIGGLDLCDGRFDTEQHSLFQTLNAESHCGDFYQTNIAGANLQKGGPREPWHDAHACIVGEAAWDVLANFEQRWTKQCDPSLLISTSSISNLRHQPYNPVSSSISNGRNWKVQVYRSIDHVSASKMARNLTSERSIHEAYVEAIRRAERFIYIENQYFIGGCHLWDKDKHCGCRNLIPIEIALKIVSKIKAKERFAVYILMPMWPEGVPESEPVQDILHWTRETMAMMYKLIGEALQESGEPGHPRDYLNFFCLANREEASKGEFVPPYSPHQGTQYWNAQKNRRFMVYVHSKLMIVDDAYILIGSANVNQRSMDGKRDTEIAIGCYQQENGTEKASPRDIQAYRMSLWYEHTGLVEETLLQPQSLECVGKIYSLGEAMWKIYSGEEVTDMEGVHLVNYPINVTKDGLVEDIDDGNGNFPDTKTPVKGRRSKVLPCVFTT, encoded by the exons ATGGaggaaattcaaaaatttctcCATGGAACAGTTGAAGTTACAATCTTTGATGCCACACCTTATATATCAACATTTCCCTTCAAT tgtttatttttaaatggaaAACCTACTTACGTGACAATCAAGATAGGCAACAAGAAGGTAGCAAAGACAAGTCAAGAACATGATCGCGTTTGGAATCAAACCTTTCAGATTCTTTGTGCTCATCCTCTAGATTCAATCATCACCATTACTATGAAAACAAAGTGCTCAATCTTGGGAAAATTCCATATCCAAGCAGACAAGATAGTCAAAGAAGCAACATTCATTAATGGGTTCTTTCCACTCATAATGGAAACTGGGAAACCAAATCCTGAACTCAAGCTGAGGTTCATGTTATGGTTTAAACCAGCACAACTTGAACCAACTTGGAGAAAGATAATCAGTAATGGTCAATCCCAAGGACTAAGAAATGCCACATTTCCTCAAAGATCCAATTGCCATGTTACACTTTATCAAGATGCTCATCATCTTAATACATTTCAGCCTCCACTTGCTCTTTGTGGCTCCCCAAGAAAATTATGGGAAGATGTTTATAAAGCTATTGATGGTGCAAAGCTTTTGATTTACATTGCAGGGTGGTCTTTCAATCCCAAAATGGTGCTA GTCAGGGATTCTGAAACAGACATACCACATGCAAGAGGACTAAAGCTTGGAGACTTACTGAAACGAAAAGCGGAGGAAGGTGTAGCAGTGAGAATCATGATTTGGGACGATGAAACATCTCTGCCAATCATCAAGAACAAAGGGGTGATGGGAACTCATGATGAGGATGCTTTTGCTTATTTCAAACATACTAAAGTAATATGCAAATTATGTCCAAGATTGCATAATAAATTCCCTACTTTCTTCGCACACCATCAAAAGACTATAACAGTAGATACCCGAGCAAATGATTCGATAAATGATAGAGAAATCATGAGCTTTATTGGAGGATTAGACCTATGTGATGGCCGATTTGATACTGAACAACATTCATTGTTTCAAACACTCAATGCAGAATCACATTGTGGTGACTTCTACCAAACAAATATTGCTGGTGCTAATCTGCAAAAAGGAGGGCCAAGAGAGCCATGGCATGATGCCCATGCTTGTATTGTTGGTGAAGCTGCTTGGGATGTACTTGCCAATTTTGAACAAAGATGGACTAAACAGTGTGATCCTTCTCTGTTAATCTCTACTAGCTCAATATCAAATCTTAGACACCAACCTTATAATCCTGTTTCTTCAAGCATTTCCAATGGTAGAAATTGGAAAGTTCAAGTCTATCGATCCATAGACCATGTATCAGCAAGCAAAATGGCAAGAAACTTAACCTCGGAGCGAAGCATACACGAAGCTTATGTAGAAGCAATTAGACGTGCAGAGAGGTTTATATACATTGAGAATCAATACTTCATTGGAGGGTGTCATTTGTGGGATAAAGATAAGCACTGTGGATGTAGAAATTTGATACCTATTGAGATTGCACTTAAGATCGTTAGCAAGATCAAGGCGAAAGAAAGATTTGCAGTGTATATTTTGATGCCAATGTGGCCTGAGGGGGTGCCAGAGAGTGAACCTGTTCAGGATATATTGCATTGGACCAGAGAAACAATGGCAATGATGTATAAACTGATAGGTGAAGCATTACAAGAAAGCGGCGAGCCGGGGCATCCAAGAGATTACTTGAACTTCTTCTGCCTTGCTAATAGAGAAGAGGCGAGCAAGGGAGAGTTTGTTCCTCCATATTCACCCCATCAGGGTACACAATACTGGAATGCGCAAAAGAATAGGAGGTTCATGGTTTATGTCCACTCCAAGCTCATGATAG TGGACGATGCATACATATTAATAGGATCTGCAAATGTGAATCAAAGATCAATGGATGGGAAACGGGACACTGAAATTGCAATAGGATGCTACCAACAAGAAAATGGTACAGAAAAGGCTAGTCCTAGAGATATCCAAGCATACCGTATGTCGCTATGGTACGAGCACACCGGCCTAGTTGAAGAAACACTGCTACAGCCTCAAAGTTTGGAATGCGTAGGCAAAATTTACTCATTAGGGGAGGCAATGTGGAAAATATACAGCGGTGAAGAAGTAACAGACATGGAAGGTGTGCACTTAGTGAATTATCCAATCAATGTAACAAAGGATGGTCTTGTTGAAGATATTGATGATGGAAATGGTAACTTCCCTGATACAAAAACCCCAGTAAAGGGCAGGAGGTCGAAGGTGTTACCTTGTGTTTTTACTACATAG
- the LOC8266977 gene encoding inactive protein kinase SELMODRAFT_444075: MSREQKRGGKQEKGGSDVAVKVVVAVKASKEIPKTALVWALTHVVQAGDCITLLVVVPSHSPGRKLWGFPRFAGDCASGHRKSHSGATSEQRCDITDSCSQMILQLHDVYDPNKINVKIKIVSGSPCGSVAAEAKRALANWVVLDKQLKHEEKRCMEELQCNIVVMKRTQPKVLRLNLVGTSKEAESAIPLPSELDEAPDKQTKNKNDSSDSIRGPVVTPTSSPELGTPFTATEVGTSSVSSDPGTSPFFISDTNADLKKEESLVIKEHGDVDESSSDTDSEHLSTASASLRFEPWIGEILSSHIQSSRHMEEGPQRRTSMAQASTTKALLEKFSKLDRQTGIGMSNYRTDSDLSGNVREAISLSRNAPPGPPPLCSICQHKAPVFGKPPRWFSYAELELATGGFSQANFLAEGGFGSVHRGVLPDGQAVAVKQHKLASSQGDLEFCSEVEVLSCAQHRNVVMLIGFCIEDKRRLLVYEYICNGSLDSHLYGRHREPLEWSARQRIAVGAARGLRYLHEECRVGCIVHRDMRPNNILITHDFEPLVGDFGLARWQPDGDTGVETRVIGTFGYLAPEYAQSGQITEKADVYSFGVVLVELVTGRKAVDLNRPKGQQCLTEWARPLLEEYAIDELIDPQLGNNYSEQEVYCMLHAASLCIRRDPHSRPRMSQVLRILEGDMLMDSNYASTPGYEVGNRSGRIWAEQQHQHQHHQQHYSGPLANEALEGFSKLSLDTLRPAFWEREKARRISCEDDL; the protein is encoded by the exons ATGAGTAGAGAGCAAAAGAGAGGAGGAAAGCAAGAGAAAGGCGGCTCAGATGTCGCCGTGAAGGTTGTAGTTGCCGTCAAGGCATCCAAGGAAATTCCTAAGACTGCCTTAGTGTGGGCCTTGACTCATGTTGTTCAAGCTGGGGACTGCATTACTCTGCTTGTTGTTGTCCCTTCTCATAGTCCAg GTCGAAAATTATGGGGTTTCCCAAGATTTGCCGGGGACTGTGCTAGTGGTCACCGGAAGTCTCATTCAGGAGCTACCTCAGAGCAGAGGTGCGATATTACTGATTCTTGCTCCCAGATGATCCTTCAGCTTCATGATGTTTATGATCCGAATAAG atCAATGTGAAGATAAAAATTGTTTCTGGATCACCTTGTGGGTCAGTGGCTGCAGAAGCCAAGAGAGCGCTGGCCAATTGGGTTGTATTAGACAA ACAGCTGAAGCATGAGGAAAAGCGTTGCATGGAAGAACTACAGTGCAACATAGTTGTTATGAAACGTACCCAGCCAAAGGTTCTCCGCTTAAATTTGGTTGGAACATCAAAGGAAGCAGAAAGTGCTATCCCTTTACCTTCTGAACTGGATGAGGCTCCTGATAAacaaaccaaaaataaaaatgattccTCAGATTCTATTCGAGGACCGGTTGTGACTCCAACCAGCAGTCCTGAGTTAGGCACACCATTTACAGCTACTGAAGTTGGAACATCATCTGTGTCAAGTGATCCTGGAACTTCTCCATTTTTTATCTCAGACACGAATGCAGACCTAAAGAAAGAGGAATCATTAGTCATTAAGGAACATGGGGATGTTGATGAATCTAGTTCTGACACAGACAGCGAACATTTATCTACAGCTTCAGCAAGTTTGAGGTTCGAACCATGGATAGGAGAAATCCTCAGTTCTCATATTCAATCCTCGCGACACATGGAAGAAGGTCCACAAAGAAGAACCAGTATGGCTCAAGCATCAACAACTAAAGCTTTGCTAGAAAAGTTCTCAAAACTTGATAGACAAACTGGAATTGGAATGTCGAACTATAGGACTGACTCAGACTTGAGTGGAAATGTGAGAGAAGCAATATCATTATCCAGAAATGCACCTCCTGGCCCCCCTCCGCTGTGCTCAATATGTCAACATAAGGCACCTGTTTTTGGCAAACCTCCAAGGTGGTTCAGCTATGCTGAGTTGGAGCTTGCAACTGGTGGATTTTCACAAGCTAACTTCTTGGCAGAGGGTGGTTTTGGATCTGTTCACAGAGGTGTGTTACCAGATGGACAGGCAGTTGCTGTCAAGCAACACAAATTGGCTAGCTCGCAGGGGGATCTTGAATTTTGCTCAGAAGTAGAAGTCTTAAGCTGTGCTCAACATAGGAATGTTGTTATGTTGATTGGGTTCTGTATTGAGGACAAAAGAAGGCTGTTGGTATACGAATATATATGCAATGGATCACTAGATTCGCATCTATATG GGCGTCATCGGGAGCCATTAGAGTGGTCTGCACGTCAGAGGATTGCTGTGGGGGCTGCTCGAGGGTTGCGCTATCTTCATGAAGAATGCAGAGTAGGTTGCATTGTCCACCGTGACATGCGGCCTAACAACATCCTCATTACCCATGATTTTGAACCACTG GTTGGGGATTTTGGCCTGGCAAGATGGCAGCCTGATGGCGATACTGGTGTTGAGACAAGAGTGATTGGAACATTTGG GTATTTGGCTCCAGAATATGCTCAAAGTGGTCAAATAACAGAAAAGGCTGATGTTTATTCCTTTGGGGTTGTATTGGTTGAGCTTGTGACAGGAAGAAAAGCAGTGGATCTTAACCGGCCCAAGGGCCAGCAATGCCTCACTGAATGG GCACGTCCTCTGTTGGAAGAATATGCCATAGATGAACTGATTGACCCACAACTAGGGAACAACTACTCAGAACAGGAGGTTTACTGCATGCTCCATGCAGCATCATTATGCATACGCCGGGATCCGCACTCTAGGCCTCGCATGTCACAG GTTCTGCGCATACTTGAAGGTGACATGCTCATGGATTCGAATTATGCTTCAACACCTGGGTATGAGGTGGGAAACCGGAGCGGCCGAATTTGGGCCGAGCAGcagcaccagcaccagcaccacCAACAACATTACAGTGGTCCGCTGGCAAATGAGGCATTAGAAGGGTTCAGTAAACTCTCTTTAGATACGCTACGGCCAGCTTTCTGGGAAAGGGAGAAGGCTAGAAGGATTTCATGTGAAGATGATTTGTAA
- the LOC8266975 gene encoding PRA1 family protein F2 gives MTHYGAIPTSSSPGATTVNLEYISRAKERIKEGLGTRRPWKMMFNIRSLNLLPNFQESLVRVRTNVSFFRMNYMIIILMILFLSLLWHPISLIVFIVMAFAWIFLYFLRDEPLVIFGRVIDDRVVMIVLGALTVVFLLLTHVTLNVLVSLLVGVVVVVIHAVVRKTDDLFLDEEATGLMSTPAHVHVGGVAAAAAVSSSTS, from the coding sequence ATGACCCATTACGGCGCAATCCCAACATCATCGTCCCCAGGTGCCACCACCGTGAATCTTGAATACATATCCCGAgccaaagaaagaataaaggaaGGTCTAGGTACACGCAGGCCATGGAAAATGATGTTCAATATCCGTTCTTTGAATCTCCTTCCAAACTTCCAAGAATCACTGGTTCGAGTCAGGACAAACGTCTCTTTCTTTCGTATGAACTACATGATAATCATCTTGATGATCTTGTTCTTGAGTCTCTTGTGGCATCCTATTTCCTTAATAGTGTTCATAGTAATGGCGTTCGCTTGgattttcttgtatttcttGAGGGATGAACCTTTGGTGATCTTTGGCCGAGTGATTGACGATCGCGTGGTGATGATTGTTCTTGGGGCGTTGACTGTAGTGTTCTTGCTGTTGACCCATGTTACTTTGAATGTCTTAGTGTCGCTGTTGGTTggtgttgttgttgttgttatcCATGCCGTTGTAAGAAAGACTGATGATTTGTTCTTAGATGAGGAAGCTACTGGTTTGATGAGTACTCCTGCTCATGTTCATGTTGGTggtgttgctgctgctgctgctgtttcCTCTTCTACTTCTTGA
- the LOC8266972 gene encoding protein FLX-like 3 has protein sequence MAGRNRIPREAYNDRRGFPPERSFIRGPPLPHPPPPPPHHALLEDELEMRHVEIRRLLADNRRLAEDRMALQQELGAAKEDIHRLNLIMGEIRTEQEMHSRELIEKGLKLEADLRATEPLKNEAVQLRAEVQKLNSTKQEFLGQIQTMKKEISRLQADNQQIPLLRGEIDGLHQELMHARTAIDYEKKANIELVEQRQAMEKTMVSMAREVEKLRAELASADSRPWVAGGPYGMKFNNPDGFHAPYGDGYGGHLGAPGPASWDKARMPRR, from the exons ATGGCAGGGAGAAATCGCATTCCTCGTGAAGCTTATAATGACCGACGAGGGTTTCCGCCAGAGAGATCTTTCATTCGTGGCCCTCCTTTGCCACATccgccaccaccaccacctcaCCATGCTTTGTTGGAGGATGAACTTGAGATGCGGCATGTTGAAATCCGCAGGCTCCTGGCTGATAATCGTCGGTTGGCGGAGGATAGAATGGCTCTGCAGCAAGAGCTTGGTGCTGCAAAGGAGGATATTCATCGCCTGAATCTTATCATGGGCGAAATTCGTACAGAACAAGAAATGCACTCAAGAGAGCTTATTGAGAAAGGTTTAAAACTGGAGGCTGATCTCCGTGCTACTGAGCCTTTGAAGAATGAGGCTGTACAACTTCGTGCAGAAGTTCAGAAACTGAATAGTACGAAGCAAGAATTCCTTGGGCAAATTCAGAccatgaaaaaagaaatttcaagaTTGCAAGCTGATAATCAACAGATCCCACTTTTGCGTGGTGAGATAGATGGCCTGCACCAGGAGCTTATGCATGCTAG GACGGCTATTGATTATGAAAAGAAGGCAAACATTGAGTTGGTGGAGCAGAGACAGGCTATGGAGAAGACCATGGTTTCCATGGCCCGTGAAGTTGAAAAGCTGCGGGCAGAACTTGCCAGTGCTGATTCTCGACCCTGGGTTGCTG GTGGACCATATGGGATGAAGTTCAATAATCCAGATGGTTTTCATGCACCTTATGGAGATGGATATGGGGGTCATTTG GGTGCTCCTGGGCCTGCTTCATGGGACAAGGCTCGCATGCCTCGTCGTTGA
- the LOC8266976 gene encoding cell wall integrity protein scw1, with amino-acid sequence MTHLHQPYDPYYTLQQQPPAPAGINTLFVSGLPDDVKPREIHNLFRRRPGFDSCQLKYTGRGNQVVAFATFSNHQSAIAAMHSLNGVKFDPQSGSTLHIELARSNSRRVRKPGSGAYVVIDKRTQQASNAQETSSDYGGSDSDETAAPAPAPAPAPTTATDNTDSANQGDLMNVKSEPAGDPDNASVLANESEKTAEGGVHPCSTLFIANLGPNCTEDELRHTLSQYPGFNVLKMRAKGGMPVAFADFEEIEQAIKAMEDLQGTLLPSSDRGGMHIEYARSKMRKP; translated from the exons ATGACGCATCTTCATCAGCCATACGATCCGTATTACACCCTACAGCAACAACCACCGGCACCGGCAGGAATTAATACGCTGTTCGTGTCCGGTCTTCCAGATGACGTAAAGCCTCGTGAAATTCATAACCTGTTTCGCCGGCGCCCTGGCTTCGACTCTTGCCAGCTTAAGTACACCGGTCGCGGTAACCAG gTTGTTGCATTTGCTACCTTTTCCAATCATCAATCAGCAATTGCAGCAATGCACTCTTTAAAT GGAGTAAAATTTGATCCTCAATCTGGATCCACTCTGCATATAGAACTTGCCAGATCAAACTCGAGGAGGGTGCGCAAACCAG GAAGTGGAGCCTATGTTGTCATTGATAAAAGAACTCAACAGGCATCTAATGCTCAAGAAACATCAAGTGATTATG GAGGAAGTGACTCCGATGAAACAGCTGCACCTGCACCTGCACCGGCACCTGCACCTACAACTGCAACGGACAATACTGATTCTGCCAACCAGGGTGATTTAATGAATGTAAAAAG TGAGCCAGCAGGTGATCCTGACAATGCTTCGGTACTTGCAAAT GAGTCAGAAAAGACTGCAGAAGGAGGCGTTCATCCTTGTTCCACTTTGTTTATTGCAAATCTAGGTCCAAATTGCACTGAAGACGAGCTAAGGCACACTCTGTCACA ATATCCTGGATTCAATGTGCTCAAAATGCGTGCTAAAGGTGGGATGCCAGTTGCCTTTGCTGATTTTGAG GAAATTGAACAAGCTATTAAAGCCATGGAGGATCTTCAAGGAACCTTATTACCCTCATCAGATCGAGGCGGCATGCACATAGA ATATGCCAGGTCCAAAATGAGGAAGCCATAG
- the LOC8266971 gene encoding 3-epi-6-deoxocathasterone 23-monooxygenase CYP90D1 isoform X2, whose protein sequence is MCVRGQESKQERKKERKHTYPYTIMDSLLLIVLTILLSSVIILYRNCRLFSILFRSSKTKTPLPLGNLGWPFLGETLEFVSCAYSDRPESFMDKRRRMYGKVFKSHIFGTPTIVSTDAEVSKFILQGDAKMFVPSYPKSLTELMGKSSILLINGSLQKRIHGLIGSFFKSPHLKAQITRDMQVYVQESMKNWRCDQPIYIQDETKNIAFQVLVKALISLDPGQEMESLKKQFQEFICGLMSLPVNIPGTQLYRSLQAKKKMVKLVQRIIQSKRDGGISTVPKDVVEVLLNDANAQLTDDLIADNMIDMMIPGEDSVPVLMTLAVKYLSDCPAALQQLTDENMKLKSLKAQLGEPLTWTDYLSLPFTQRVITETLRMGNIIIGVMRKAMKDIEIKGYLIPKGWCAFAYFRSVHLDENHYDWPYQFNPWRWQDKDMSNSNFTPFGGGQRLCPGLDLARLEASIFLHNFVTQFSWVAEEDTIVNFPTVRMKRRMPIWVKRREEDQSLSL, encoded by the exons ATGTGCGTACGAGGGCAAGAAAGCaagcaagaaagaaagaaagaaagaaagcacaCATATCCATATACAATTATGGACAGTTTATTGTTGATTGTACTAACAATCTTGCTGTCTTCCGTAATAATCTTGTACAGGAACTGCAGGTTGTTTAGTATATTATTCAGATCATCTAAAACCAAAACCCCACTTCCTTTAGGCAATCTTGGATGGCCTTTTCTTGGTGAAACCCTCGAGTTCGTTTCTTGTGCTTATTCAGACCGCCCTGAAAGCTTCATGGATAAACGTCGCCGCAT GTATGGGAAAGTGTTCAAGTCACATATATTTGGAACTCCGACTATAGTATCAACAGATGCAGAAGTGAGTAAATTCATACTACAAGGTGATGCAAAGATGTTTGTTCCATCTTACCCGAAATCACTTACCGAGTTGATGGGAAAATCCTCCATTTTGCTCATCAATGGAAGTTTACAGAAGAGAATACATGGTCTGATAGGATCTTTCTTCAAGTCTCCTCATCTTAAAGCGCAGATCACTAGAGACATGCAAGTTTATGTTCAAGAATCAATGAAGAATTGGAGATGTGATCAGCCCATTTACATACAAGACGAAACCAAAAAT ATTGCCTTTCAAGTACTAGTCAAGGCATTGATTAGTTTGGATCCTGGTCAAGAAATGGAGTCCCTAAAGAAACAGTTCCAAGAATTTATCTGTGGTCTCATGTCTCTCCCTGTTAACATTCCTGGAACTCAACTTTATCGCTCTTTACAG GCTAAGAAGAAAATGGTCAAGTTAGTGCAAAGAATTATTCAGTCTAAAAGGGATGGTGGCATCTCAACAGTTCCTAAGGATGTGGTGGAGGTTCTGCTTAATGATGCTAATGCACAATTAACAGATGATTTAATAGCTGACAACATGATCGATATGATGATTCCTGGCGAGGATTCTGTGCCAGTTCTTATGACTCTTGCTGTAAAGTACCTTTCAGATTGCCCTGCTGCCTTGCAACAATTAACG GATGAGAAcatgaaattaaaaagtctCAAAGCACAGCTTGGGGAGCCATTAACATGGACTGATTACTTATCATTACCATTTACACAGAGA GTGATAACAGAAACTTTAAGAATGGGAAACATTATAATTGGGGTGATGAGAAAGGCCATGAAggatatagaaataaaaggtTACTTAATACCAAAAGGATGGTGTGCTTTTGCATACTTCAGATCAGTTCATCTTGATGAAAATCATTATGATTGGCCTTACCAGTTCAATCCATGGAGGTGGCAA GACAAAGACATGAGCAATAGCAACTTCACTCCATTTGGAGGTGGACAAAGATTATGCCCTGGTCTTGACTTGGCTAGACTTGAAGCTTCCATATTCTTACACAACTTTGTCACTCAATTTAG CTGGGTGGCCGAAGAGGACACAATTGTAAACTTTCCAACAGTGAGAATGAAGAGAAGAATGCCCATTTGGGTCAAAAGGAGAGAAGAAGATCAATCCTTGAGCTTATAA
- the LOC8266971 gene encoding 3-epi-6-deoxocathasterone 23-monooxygenase CYP90D1 isoform X1, which yields MCVRGQESKQERKKERKHTYPYTIMDSLLLIVLTILLSSVIILYRNCRLFSILFRSSKTKTPLPLGNLGWPFLGETLEFVSCAYSDRPESFMDKRRRMYGKVFKSHIFGTPTIVSTDAEVSKFILQGDAKMFVPSYPKSLTELMGKSSILLINGSLQKRIHGLIGSFFKSPHLKAQITRDMQVYVQESMKNWRCDQPIYIQDETKNIAFQVLVKALISLDPGQEMESLKKQFQEFICGLMSLPVNIPGTQLYRSLQAKKKMVKLVQRIIQSKRDGGISTVPKDVVEVLLNDANAQLTDDLIADNMIDMMIPGEDSVPVLMTLAVKYLSDCPAALQQLTDENMKLKSLKAQLGEPLTWTDYLSLPFTQRQVITETLRMGNIIIGVMRKAMKDIEIKGYLIPKGWCAFAYFRSVHLDENHYDWPYQFNPWRWQDKDMSNSNFTPFGGGQRLCPGLDLARLEASIFLHNFVTQFSWVAEEDTIVNFPTVRMKRRMPIWVKRREEDQSLSL from the exons ATGTGCGTACGAGGGCAAGAAAGCaagcaagaaagaaagaaagaaagaaagcacaCATATCCATATACAATTATGGACAGTTTATTGTTGATTGTACTAACAATCTTGCTGTCTTCCGTAATAATCTTGTACAGGAACTGCAGGTTGTTTAGTATATTATTCAGATCATCTAAAACCAAAACCCCACTTCCTTTAGGCAATCTTGGATGGCCTTTTCTTGGTGAAACCCTCGAGTTCGTTTCTTGTGCTTATTCAGACCGCCCTGAAAGCTTCATGGATAAACGTCGCCGCAT GTATGGGAAAGTGTTCAAGTCACATATATTTGGAACTCCGACTATAGTATCAACAGATGCAGAAGTGAGTAAATTCATACTACAAGGTGATGCAAAGATGTTTGTTCCATCTTACCCGAAATCACTTACCGAGTTGATGGGAAAATCCTCCATTTTGCTCATCAATGGAAGTTTACAGAAGAGAATACATGGTCTGATAGGATCTTTCTTCAAGTCTCCTCATCTTAAAGCGCAGATCACTAGAGACATGCAAGTTTATGTTCAAGAATCAATGAAGAATTGGAGATGTGATCAGCCCATTTACATACAAGACGAAACCAAAAAT ATTGCCTTTCAAGTACTAGTCAAGGCATTGATTAGTTTGGATCCTGGTCAAGAAATGGAGTCCCTAAAGAAACAGTTCCAAGAATTTATCTGTGGTCTCATGTCTCTCCCTGTTAACATTCCTGGAACTCAACTTTATCGCTCTTTACAG GCTAAGAAGAAAATGGTCAAGTTAGTGCAAAGAATTATTCAGTCTAAAAGGGATGGTGGCATCTCAACAGTTCCTAAGGATGTGGTGGAGGTTCTGCTTAATGATGCTAATGCACAATTAACAGATGATTTAATAGCTGACAACATGATCGATATGATGATTCCTGGCGAGGATTCTGTGCCAGTTCTTATGACTCTTGCTGTAAAGTACCTTTCAGATTGCCCTGCTGCCTTGCAACAATTAACG GATGAGAAcatgaaattaaaaagtctCAAAGCACAGCTTGGGGAGCCATTAACATGGACTGATTACTTATCATTACCATTTACACAGAGA CAGGTGATAACAGAAACTTTAAGAATGGGAAACATTATAATTGGGGTGATGAGAAAGGCCATGAAggatatagaaataaaaggtTACTTAATACCAAAAGGATGGTGTGCTTTTGCATACTTCAGATCAGTTCATCTTGATGAAAATCATTATGATTGGCCTTACCAGTTCAATCCATGGAGGTGGCAA GACAAAGACATGAGCAATAGCAACTTCACTCCATTTGGAGGTGGACAAAGATTATGCCCTGGTCTTGACTTGGCTAGACTTGAAGCTTCCATATTCTTACACAACTTTGTCACTCAATTTAG CTGGGTGGCCGAAGAGGACACAATTGTAAACTTTCCAACAGTGAGAATGAAGAGAAGAATGCCCATTTGGGTCAAAAGGAGAGAAGAAGATCAATCCTTGAGCTTATAA